The window TAAATTAAAATAAATGGGAGCATGAATTGGTACACTTGATTTTTGTCGTTGGAATCTAGGTTTCGTAGCTGTTATGGAAAAGAACGGATTTAGTTATGAGGGAATAGTTCGTGAAGCCTTTTGTAAAAAAATTGTTTTTATAGTATAAATCACTATAGTTTCTTAGTTAGTGATTGTTAAACAGCAAAAATCCTAAACAAAAGTTGGAAAATACTGACTTTGTTTAGGATTTTTTGATTAGTCTTTTTTTTGGTCGTCTTTATCTGTTTTTTGATCGTCTTCTTTTTCATCATCATTGTCTTCTTTGCGTTTTTCAGGTTCAGGCTCAATTGCAAAGCGACTAAATAAATCATCTAGGTTTGTTTCAGTTTTATGTGTTAATCCCATCTGTAAAATCCCCTTTCTAATTATATTAATAGTAGCTGATTTTTACTGAAAAAGCTAGTATTCCTTTTTACATAACGGTATTAAAAAATAAACTGCTTGACAAAAGATGATTACAAACGTAAACTGTAAATGTAGAATCGATTACAAATGTAAACAATAAGTCGTATAAGTAAGGAAGGTGAATAACATGACAACAATTGAAAAAGTTAAAATTAGTGATGCAGAGTGGGAAATAATGCGAGTTGTTTGGTCAAAGAAACAAGCATCTAGTCAAGAAATTGTAGCAGTGTTAAAAGAAAAGATGGATTGGAAACCAGCAACAATTAAAACTTTAATTGGACGTCTAGTAAAAAAAGAAGCATTAAAGACAGAGGCAGCAGGTCATCGTTTTATCTATTTTCCTAGAGTAACAGAAGCAGAGAGTGTGATGTCAGCGACGGAAAATTTATTTGCCCATGTTTGCAGTAAAAAAATTGGGCAAACGATTGGAGCTTTAATTGAAGAAGCAACTTTGACACACGAAGATATTCAATTGTTAGAAAAACTAATTGAGTCGAAGAAAGAGTTAGCAGTTGATGAAATAGCCTGTAACTGTGTTCCAGGTCAATGTGAATGTCAAGAACATAACAACTAAAAAATTATAGGAGTGAAGAAAAATGGAAAAAATGAATGTAAAAATTACTGGTATGAGCTGTGAACATTGTGTGAAACGTGTTGAGGAAGCAATAAATGGATTGGCAGGAATTGACAAAGTGAAGGTTCATTTAAAAAAAGGGGAAGCAAAAATAAAATATGATTCATCTTTAGTTACTTCAAAAGAGATTGCTGAGACAATTACAAATACTGGTTACGAGGCGGTGTTAATCTAATGGCAAGCAACGCGATAAATCCATTAAATAATGAAAAAACTGATTCACTAACCATTACAGGTATGACTTGTGCCAATTGTGCTGCACGAGTAGAGAAAGAACTAGCGAATCATACAGGAGTTGAAAATGCATTTGTCAACTTAGCAACTGAAAAGGCAACAATAACATATGATGGATCGGCTACTAATTTAATGGAGCTGATCAAAGGGGTAGAA is drawn from Carnobacterium gallinarum DSM 4847 and contains these coding sequences:
- a CDS encoding SPJ_0845 family protein, which codes for MGLTHKTETNLDDLFSRFAIEPEPEKRKEDNDDEKEDDQKTDKDDQKKD
- a CDS encoding CopY/TcrY family copper transport repressor; this encodes MTTIEKVKISDAEWEIMRVVWSKKQASSQEIVAVLKEKMDWKPATIKTLIGRLVKKEALKTEAAGHRFIYFPRVTEAESVMSATENLFAHVCSKKIGQTIGALIEEATLTHEDIQLLEKLIESKKELAVDEIACNCVPGQCECQEHNN
- the copZ gene encoding copper chaperone CopZ produces the protein MEKMNVKITGMSCEHCVKRVEEAINGLAGIDKVKVHLKKGEAKIKYDSSLVTSKEIAETITNTGYEAVLI